AAAAACTTTATCAGAGCCGCCTTTAACCTCGCCTAATGGAGATTTTTGCACATTCTCGATAATGTCGCCGTTTGTGATGATGATTGGTGTTATGGTGCTGGCTGCTTTTTCTTTAATTAAATTCAGATCAAACGTAATTAATTTGTCTCCAGGTTTTACTTTATCGCCCTCTTTCACAAAAGCTTCAAAGCCTTCCCCGTTCATTGCAACCGTTTCAAGTCCGATATGAAGCAAAATTTCCATGCCTGTCTGGCTTTTAATTCCAATCGCATGTTTAGTGTGGAAAAGCTGTATGATTTCTCCTTCAACCGGAGATACAAGGATACCTTCAGAAGGTTCAATAGCCATTCCGTCACCCATCATTTTTTGAGAAAAGACCGGATCCGGAACATCTTCAAGATTAAGTAATCTTCCTGTTAGAGGTGCGTAAACCGTTTCTTCTGTTTGCTTTTCAGTCTTTTTTCCAAATAATTTTTTCAGCATGTTCATTCTCCTTTTCTGCTTTCGTTTCTATTATTAGAAATACCCGGTACCCCTGAATTTAAACGCTTCCTTAAGCCCGTCCCCATCTTAATCATCACTATTTAATCACAAAAAGCTTGAATCAAGCAAC
The window above is part of the Metabacillus dongyingensis genome. Proteins encoded here:
- a CDS encoding PTS sugar transporter subunit IIA; amino-acid sequence: MLKKLFGKKTEKQTEETVYAPLTGRLLNLEDVPDPVFSQKMMGDGMAIEPSEGILVSPVEGEIIQLFHTKHAIGIKSQTGMEILLHIGLETVAMNGEGFEAFVKEGDKVKPGDKLITFDLNLIKEKAASTITPIIITNGDIIENVQKSPLGEVKGGSDKVFEIKVK